One genomic segment of Brassica napus cultivar Da-Ae chromosome A3, Da-Ae, whole genome shotgun sequence includes these proteins:
- the LOC106361797 gene encoding 60S ribosomal protein L13a-2 has translation MVSGSGLCSKRVVVDARHHMLGRLASIIAKELLNGQRVVVVRCEEICLSGGLVRQKMKYMRFMRKRMNTKPSHGPIHFRAPSKIFWRTVRGMIPHKTKRGAAALARLKVFEGVPPPYDKVKRMVIPDALKVLRLQAGHKYCLLGRLSSEVGWNHYDTIKELEVKRKERSQAVYERKKQLSKLRTKAEKVAEEKLGSQLDVLAPIKY, from the exons ATGGTGTCTGGGTCAGGGTTATGCTCGAAGCGTGTCGTGGTCGACGCAAGGCACCACATGCTGGGCCGTCTAGCTTCGATCATAGCTAAGGAGTTGCTCAACGGGCAGAGAGTCGTTGTGGTCAGATGCGAGGAGATTTGCCTGTCAGGTGGATTGGTTCGTCAGAAGATGAAGTACATGAGGTTCATGAGGAAACGCATGAACACTAAGCCTTCTCACGGTCCCATTCACTTCAGGGCTCCCTCTAAGATCTTCTGGCGTACCGTTCGTGG GATGATTCCACACAAGACCAAGCGTGGAGCTGCTGCTCTTGCACGCTTGAAGGTGTTTGAAGGAGTCCCACCTCCTTACGACAAGGTCAAGAGAATGGTTATTCCTGATGCTCTCAA GGTTTTGAGGCTCCAGGCTGGTCACAAGTACTGCTTGTTGGGACGTCTGTCTTCTGAGGTTGGCTGGAACCACTACGATACCATTAAg GAGCTTGAGGTCAAAAGAAAGGAGAGGTCACAGGCTGTGTATGAGCGTAAGAAGCAGCTCAGCAAGCTCAGGACTAAGGCCGAAAAGGTTGCAGAGGAGAAGCTTGGTTCGCAGCTCGATGTTCTTGCACCCATCAAGTACTGA